In Nerophis ophidion isolate RoL-2023_Sa linkage group LG02, RoL_Noph_v1.0, whole genome shotgun sequence, one DNA window encodes the following:
- the gpatch1 gene encoding G patch domain-containing protein 1 isoform X4, whose amino-acid sequence MAADGGCPKDFVVYGTPLEPLEEDEGPKKPIPLHEQTVKDEKGRYQRFHGAFTGGFSAGYYNTVGSKEGWTPSTFVSSRQQKADKHHATPEDFMDEEDMGEHGIAPAQITTTQPFASGQNAGDKARAVNAQTAVIPGDTLLEELIAPARSSVGVELLTKMGWKPGQGVGPRVKRRARRQRTDSAVRVYGCAPPPNGSEGSEEEEDDEEFAPENVTFAPKDVSAVDFSPRTGPQGLGYSGLDPGLALQGRGAVEHIDLFQPTSDARSRLFGEAPKSSRRRGVAGQAFGVGALEDDDEDVYHKDSMSKYDVVLDGEEPGDGLYGWTAPERKARKPNLKEAAYIGKIVEGFTLAQNTEGHKTIFRPPVLPANYRPVHHFRPPVEISHVTGVSAALAEALKSSRGHMVKEEPPQGGRHQLVSGQRMAMLGEDSLKGPTSVMDLLRPEDRERLLRLRAGSGAVPTTAPAPTIATAPTTASAPTMAPPHNTMRPVAPMPLSGFGSAASSSLKQQQEAMAAWKGHTTLHAFKPFEENASKQARYSLYLSRLQEGEKDALGQSLDPAMTEWERSREGEEFVRASILYRPISSVLSSRFTRAKTQDDDENVEVDRDQERDLNDKQAAVRMKMFGQLTRETFEWHPDKLLCRRFNVPDPYSGSSTVGLPKVKRDKFSVFNFLSVTESGGSTAPAKALQTVKKSRWDQEADKSDPLGHLISEAGEQTSDATLDQATEASPSTTSEPAADIKTKERNNGNEDESEDEDDEEEEEDEDKEEEVEEESRPPMDLFKAIFASSSDEKSSSSDEDGEEEEEEPKEEEVKSEPTNLFNISSASSVTSTVTSTVTTSLQQNTAVSCHMPSEEALEFGPKLPPPWLGPAKGGATSLNEWEKSKDRKHKNKKQHKHKKDKKKKAKKHRHKVKQGKKKRKKKEQMSSSSSEQSNDDDDDDEEVVSTEDLLKRLKSVTSSTSSLAAK is encoded by the exons ATGGCGGCTGACGGTGGCTGTCCTAAGGATTTTGTGGTGTATGGGACTCCCCTGGAGCCTCTGGAAGAAG ACGAGGGTCCAAAGAAGCCAATCCCCCTCCACGAGCAGACGGTCAAGGATGAAAAGGGGCGGTACCAGAGGTTCCATGGCGCCTTCACCGGAGGCTTCTCTGCTGGTTATTACAACACCGTGGGCTCTAAAGAAG GGTGGACGCCGTCGACTTTTGTGTCGTCACGGCAACAGAAGGCGGACAAGCATCATGCCACACCAGAAGACTTCATGGATGAGGAG GACATGGGCGAGCACGGCATCGCTCCCGCCCAAATCACCACCACACAGCCGTTCGCGTCCGGCCAGAACGCCGGGGACAAGGCGAGGGCGGTGAACGCGCAGACGGCGGTCATCCCCGGGGACACCTTGCTGGAGGAGCTGATCGCCCCAGCCAG GTCGTCGGTGGGCGTGGAGCTCCTGACGAAGATGGGCTGGAAACCGGGACAGGGGGTGGGGCCTCGTGTGAAGAGGAGGGCTCGCCGCCAACGCACAG ACAGCGCCGTCAGAGTGTACGGCTGTGCTCCGCCTCCCAACGGCTCGGAGGGTTCAGAG GAGGAAGAAGACGATGAAGAGTTTGCTCCCGAGAACGTGACCTTCGCCCCCAAAGACGTGAGCGCGGTGGACTTCAGTCCCAGGACCGGGCCTCAGGGTCTGGGCTACAGCGGTCTGGACCCGGGCCTGGCTCTGCAGGGCCGGGGGGCCGTCGAGCACATCGACTTGTTCCAGCCGACCTCCGACGCCAGGAGTCGACTCTTCGGAGAAGCTCCGAAGAGCTCGCGGCGACGCGGCGTGGCCGGTCAG GCCTTTGGCGTGGGGGCGCTGGAGGATGACGACGAAGATGTGTATCACAAAGACTCCATGTCCAAATATGACGTAGTGCTGGATGGGGAGGAGCCTGGAGACGGCCTCTACGGATGGACGGCACCTGAGCGCAAGGCCAGAAAGCCAA ACCTCAAGGAGGCAGCCTACATCGGCAAAATCGTGGAAGGTTTTACTTTGGCACAGAATACTGAAGGACACAAAACT ATCTTTCGTCCTCCAGTGCTGCCCGCCAACTATCGGCCCGTTCATCATTTTCGACCCCCAGTGGAGATCTCACACGTGACCGGGGTCAGTGCGGCACTGGCCGAAGCTCTGAAGTCATCCAGGGGTCACATGGTGAAGGAGGAGCCTCCACAGGGAGGACGTCATCAGTTGGTGTCCGGCCAGAGAATGGCGATGCTGGGAGAAGACTCCTTAAAAG GTCCCACTTCAGTCATGGATCTGCTAAGGCCTGAAGACAGAGAGCGACTGCTCCGCCTCCGCGCCGGTTCTGGCGCCGTTCCGACAACCGCCCCTGCCCCGACGATTGCCACTGCTCCGACGACCGCCTCTGCCCCGACAATGGCGCCCCCCCATAATACCATGCGCCCTGTCGCCCCGATGCCCCTAAGTGGGTTTGGCAGCGCCGCGTCCTCCAGTTTGAAGCAGCAGCAGGAAGCCATGGCGGCGTGGAAAGGACACACCACCTTGCACGCGTTCAAGCCCTTTGAGGAGAACGCCAGCAAGCAAGCTCGCTACAGCTTGTACCTGAGCCGCCTCCAGGAGGGAGAAAAAG ACGCCCTCGGCCAAAGTTTGGATCCGGCCATGACGGAGTGGGAGCGCAGCCGGGAAGGGGAGGAGTTTGTCCGAGCTTCCATCTTGTACCGACCCATCTCTTCTGTGCTGTCGAGTCGCTTCACTCGAGCCAAAACCCAGGACGACGACGAGAACGTGGAGGTAGACCGAGACCAGGAG CGTGACCTCAACGACAAACAAGCTGCTGTCAGGATGAAAATGTTTGGACAACTCACCAGAGAAACGTTTGAATGGCATCCTGATAAACTTTTGTGCAGAAGATTCAACGTGCCCGACCCTTACTCCGG GTCTTCCACAGTCGGTCTTCCCAAAGTGAAGCGAGACAAGTTTTCTGTCTTCAACTTCCTGTCAGTGACAGAGAGCGGCGGAAGCACAG CCCCGGCAAAGGCTCTGCAGACCGTCAAGAAGTCCAGATGGGACCAGGAGGCGGATAAGAGCGACCCGCTCGGTCACCTGATCAGCGAGGCCGGAGAGCAAACAAGTGACGCCACTTTGGACCAAGCGACAGAAGCATCGCCCAGTACGACTTCCGAGCCGGCAGCAGACATCAAAACAAAG GAACGTAATAACGGCAACGAGGATGAGAGTGAGGACGAGGACgacgaagaggaggaggaggacgaggacAAGGAAGAAGAAGTGGAGGAGGAGAGCCGGCCCCCCATGGACTTGTTCAAGGCCATCTTTGCCAGCTCCTCAGACGAAAAATCCTCTTCGTCCGATGAAGacggtgaggaggaggaggaggagccaaaAGAGGAAGAAGTCAAGTCGGAGCCGACAAACCTCTTCAACATCTCGTCGGCTTCCTCCGTCACCAGCACCGTCACTAGCACCGTGACGACGTCCTTGCAGCAGAACA cGGCTGTTTCCTGTCACATGCCATCAGAGGAAGCGCTGGAGTTCGGTCCCAAGCTACCGCCTCCATGGCTCGGCCCAG CCAAAGGGGGCGCTACTTCCCTCAATGAGTGGGAGAAGAGTAAAGACAGGAAACACAAGAACAagaagcaacacaaacacaaaaaagaCAAGAAG AAGAAAGCCAAGAAGCACAGACACAAAGTGAAGCaggggaagaagaagaggaagaagaaggagCAGATGTCCTCCAGCAGCTCAGAGCAGAGTAAtgatgacgacgacgacgacgaagaAGTGGTGTCCACAGAGGACTTACTGAAAAG GCTGAAGAGCGtcacatcatcaacatcatcactgGCAGCAAAATGA
- the gpatch1 gene encoding G patch domain-containing protein 1 isoform X2 codes for MAADGGCPKDFVVYGTPLEPLEEDEGPKKPIPLHEQTVKDEKGRYQRFHGAFTGGFSAGYYNTVGSKEGWTPSTFVSSRQQKADKHHATPEDFMDEEDMGEHGIAPAQITTTQPFASGQNAGDKARAVNAQTAVIPGDTLLEELIAPARSSVGVELLTKMGWKPGQGVGPRVKRRARRQRTDSAVRVYGCAPPPNGSEGSEEEEDDEEFAPENVTFAPKDVSAVDFSPRTGPQGLGYSGLDPGLALQGRGAVEHIDLFQPTSDARSRLFGEAPKSSRRRGVAGQAFGVGALEDDDEDVYHKDSMSKYDVVLDGEEPGDGLYGWTAPERKARKPNLKEAAYIGKIVEGFTLAQNTEGHKTIFRPPVLPANYRPVHHFRPPVEISHVTGVSAALAEALKSSRGHMVKEEPPQGGRHQLVSGQRMAMLGEDSLKGPTSVMDLLRPEDRERLLRLRAGSGAVPTTAPAPTIATAPTTASAPTMAPPHNTMRPVAPMPLSGFGSAASSSLKQQQEAMAAWKGHTTLHAFKPFEENASKQARYSLYLSRLQEGEKDALGQSLDPAMTEWERSREGEEFVRASILYRPISSVLSSRFTRAKTQDDDENVEVDRDQERDLNDKQAAVRMKMFGQLTRETFEWHPDKLLCRRFNVPDPYSGSSTVGLPKVKRDKFSVFNFLSVTESGGSTAPAKALQTVKKSRWDQEADKSDPLGHLISEAGEQTSDATLDQATEASPSTTSEPAADIKTKERNNGNEDESEDEDDEEEEEDEDKEEEVEEESRPPMDLFKAIFASSSDEKSSSSDEDGEEEEEEPKEEEVKSEPTNLFNISSASSVTSTVTSTVTTSLQQNTAVSCHMPSEEALEFGPKLPPPWLGPAKGGATSLNEWEKSKDRKHKNKKQHKHKKDKKKKKAKKHRHKVKQGKKKRKKKEQMSSSSSEQSNDDDDDDEEVVSTEDLLKRLKSVTSSTSSLAAK; via the exons ATGGCGGCTGACGGTGGCTGTCCTAAGGATTTTGTGGTGTATGGGACTCCCCTGGAGCCTCTGGAAGAAG ACGAGGGTCCAAAGAAGCCAATCCCCCTCCACGAGCAGACGGTCAAGGATGAAAAGGGGCGGTACCAGAGGTTCCATGGCGCCTTCACCGGAGGCTTCTCTGCTGGTTATTACAACACCGTGGGCTCTAAAGAAG GGTGGACGCCGTCGACTTTTGTGTCGTCACGGCAACAGAAGGCGGACAAGCATCATGCCACACCAGAAGACTTCATGGATGAGGAG GACATGGGCGAGCACGGCATCGCTCCCGCCCAAATCACCACCACACAGCCGTTCGCGTCCGGCCAGAACGCCGGGGACAAGGCGAGGGCGGTGAACGCGCAGACGGCGGTCATCCCCGGGGACACCTTGCTGGAGGAGCTGATCGCCCCAGCCAG GTCGTCGGTGGGCGTGGAGCTCCTGACGAAGATGGGCTGGAAACCGGGACAGGGGGTGGGGCCTCGTGTGAAGAGGAGGGCTCGCCGCCAACGCACAG ACAGCGCCGTCAGAGTGTACGGCTGTGCTCCGCCTCCCAACGGCTCGGAGGGTTCAGAG GAGGAAGAAGACGATGAAGAGTTTGCTCCCGAGAACGTGACCTTCGCCCCCAAAGACGTGAGCGCGGTGGACTTCAGTCCCAGGACCGGGCCTCAGGGTCTGGGCTACAGCGGTCTGGACCCGGGCCTGGCTCTGCAGGGCCGGGGGGCCGTCGAGCACATCGACTTGTTCCAGCCGACCTCCGACGCCAGGAGTCGACTCTTCGGAGAAGCTCCGAAGAGCTCGCGGCGACGCGGCGTGGCCGGTCAG GCCTTTGGCGTGGGGGCGCTGGAGGATGACGACGAAGATGTGTATCACAAAGACTCCATGTCCAAATATGACGTAGTGCTGGATGGGGAGGAGCCTGGAGACGGCCTCTACGGATGGACGGCACCTGAGCGCAAGGCCAGAAAGCCAA ACCTCAAGGAGGCAGCCTACATCGGCAAAATCGTGGAAGGTTTTACTTTGGCACAGAATACTGAAGGACACAAAACT ATCTTTCGTCCTCCAGTGCTGCCCGCCAACTATCGGCCCGTTCATCATTTTCGACCCCCAGTGGAGATCTCACACGTGACCGGGGTCAGTGCGGCACTGGCCGAAGCTCTGAAGTCATCCAGGGGTCACATGGTGAAGGAGGAGCCTCCACAGGGAGGACGTCATCAGTTGGTGTCCGGCCAGAGAATGGCGATGCTGGGAGAAGACTCCTTAAAAG GTCCCACTTCAGTCATGGATCTGCTAAGGCCTGAAGACAGAGAGCGACTGCTCCGCCTCCGCGCCGGTTCTGGCGCCGTTCCGACAACCGCCCCTGCCCCGACGATTGCCACTGCTCCGACGACCGCCTCTGCCCCGACAATGGCGCCCCCCCATAATACCATGCGCCCTGTCGCCCCGATGCCCCTAAGTGGGTTTGGCAGCGCCGCGTCCTCCAGTTTGAAGCAGCAGCAGGAAGCCATGGCGGCGTGGAAAGGACACACCACCTTGCACGCGTTCAAGCCCTTTGAGGAGAACGCCAGCAAGCAAGCTCGCTACAGCTTGTACCTGAGCCGCCTCCAGGAGGGAGAAAAAG ACGCCCTCGGCCAAAGTTTGGATCCGGCCATGACGGAGTGGGAGCGCAGCCGGGAAGGGGAGGAGTTTGTCCGAGCTTCCATCTTGTACCGACCCATCTCTTCTGTGCTGTCGAGTCGCTTCACTCGAGCCAAAACCCAGGACGACGACGAGAACGTGGAGGTAGACCGAGACCAGGAG CGTGACCTCAACGACAAACAAGCTGCTGTCAGGATGAAAATGTTTGGACAACTCACCAGAGAAACGTTTGAATGGCATCCTGATAAACTTTTGTGCAGAAGATTCAACGTGCCCGACCCTTACTCCGG GTCTTCCACAGTCGGTCTTCCCAAAGTGAAGCGAGACAAGTTTTCTGTCTTCAACTTCCTGTCAGTGACAGAGAGCGGCGGAAGCACAG CCCCGGCAAAGGCTCTGCAGACCGTCAAGAAGTCCAGATGGGACCAGGAGGCGGATAAGAGCGACCCGCTCGGTCACCTGATCAGCGAGGCCGGAGAGCAAACAAGTGACGCCACTTTGGACCAAGCGACAGAAGCATCGCCCAGTACGACTTCCGAGCCGGCAGCAGACATCAAAACAAAG GAACGTAATAACGGCAACGAGGATGAGAGTGAGGACGAGGACgacgaagaggaggaggaggacgaggacAAGGAAGAAGAAGTGGAGGAGGAGAGCCGGCCCCCCATGGACTTGTTCAAGGCCATCTTTGCCAGCTCCTCAGACGAAAAATCCTCTTCGTCCGATGAAGacggtgaggaggaggaggaggagccaaaAGAGGAAGAAGTCAAGTCGGAGCCGACAAACCTCTTCAACATCTCGTCGGCTTCCTCCGTCACCAGCACCGTCACTAGCACCGTGACGACGTCCTTGCAGCAGAACA cGGCTGTTTCCTGTCACATGCCATCAGAGGAAGCGCTGGAGTTCGGTCCCAAGCTACCGCCTCCATGGCTCGGCCCAG CCAAAGGGGGCGCTACTTCCCTCAATGAGTGGGAGAAGAGTAAAGACAGGAAACACAAGAACAagaagcaacacaaacacaaaaaagaCAAGAAG AAGAAGAAAGCCAAGAAGCACAGACACAAAGTGAAGCaggggaagaagaagaggaagaagaaggagCAGATGTCCTCCAGCAGCTCAGAGCAGAGTAAtgatgacgacgacgacgacgaagaAGTGGTGTCCACAGAGGACTTACTGAAAAG GCTGAAGAGCGtcacatcatcaacatcatcactgGCAGCAAAATGA
- the gpatch1 gene encoding G patch domain-containing protein 1 isoform X3: MAADGGCPKDFVVYGTPLEPLEEDEGPKKPIPLHEQTVKDEKGRYQRFHGAFTGGFSAGYYNTVGSKEGWTPSTFVSSRQQKADKHHATPEDFMDEEDMGEHGIAPAQITTTQPFASGQNAGDKARAVNAQTAVIPGDTLLEELIAPARSSVGVELLTKMGWKPGQGVGPRVKRRARRQRTADSAVRVYGCAPPPNGSEGSEEEEDDEEFAPENVTFAPKDVSAVDFSPRTGPQGLGYSGLDPGLALQGRGAVEHIDLFQPTSDARSRLFGEAPKSSRRRGVAGQAFGVGALEDDDEDVYHKDSMSKYDVVLDGEEPGDGLYGWTAPERKARKPNLKEAAYIGKIVEGFTLAQNTEGHKTIFRPPVLPANYRPVHHFRPPVEISHVTGVSAALAEALKSSRGHMVKEEPPQGGRHQLVSGQRMAMLGEDSLKGPTSVMDLLRPEDRERLLRLRAGSGAVPTTAPAPTIATAPTTASAPTMAPPHNTMRPVAPMPLSGFGSAASSSLKQQQEAMAAWKGHTTLHAFKPFEENASKQARYSLYLSRLQEGEKDALGQSLDPAMTEWERSREGEEFVRASILYRPISSVLSSRFTRAKTQDDDENVEVDRDQERDLNDKQAAVRMKMFGQLTRETFEWHPDKLLCRRFNVPDPYSGSSTVGLPKVKRDKFSVFNFLSVTESGGSTAPAKALQTVKKSRWDQEADKSDPLGHLISEAGEQTSDATLDQATEASPSTTSEPAADIKTKERNNGNEDESEDEDDEEEEEDEDKEEEVEEESRPPMDLFKAIFASSSDEKSSSSDEDGEEEEEEPKEEEVKSEPTNLFNISSASSVTSTVTSTVTTSLQQNTAVSCHMPSEEALEFGPKLPPPWLGPAKGGATSLNEWEKSKDRKHKNKKQHKHKKDKKKKAKKHRHKVKQGKKKRKKKEQMSSSSSEQSNDDDDDDEEVVSTEDLLKRLKSVTSSTSSLAAK, encoded by the exons ATGGCGGCTGACGGTGGCTGTCCTAAGGATTTTGTGGTGTATGGGACTCCCCTGGAGCCTCTGGAAGAAG ACGAGGGTCCAAAGAAGCCAATCCCCCTCCACGAGCAGACGGTCAAGGATGAAAAGGGGCGGTACCAGAGGTTCCATGGCGCCTTCACCGGAGGCTTCTCTGCTGGTTATTACAACACCGTGGGCTCTAAAGAAG GGTGGACGCCGTCGACTTTTGTGTCGTCACGGCAACAGAAGGCGGACAAGCATCATGCCACACCAGAAGACTTCATGGATGAGGAG GACATGGGCGAGCACGGCATCGCTCCCGCCCAAATCACCACCACACAGCCGTTCGCGTCCGGCCAGAACGCCGGGGACAAGGCGAGGGCGGTGAACGCGCAGACGGCGGTCATCCCCGGGGACACCTTGCTGGAGGAGCTGATCGCCCCAGCCAG GTCGTCGGTGGGCGTGGAGCTCCTGACGAAGATGGGCTGGAAACCGGGACAGGGGGTGGGGCCTCGTGTGAAGAGGAGGGCTCGCCGCCAACGCACAG CAGACAGCGCCGTCAGAGTGTACGGCTGTGCTCCGCCTCCCAACGGCTCGGAGGGTTCAGAG GAGGAAGAAGACGATGAAGAGTTTGCTCCCGAGAACGTGACCTTCGCCCCCAAAGACGTGAGCGCGGTGGACTTCAGTCCCAGGACCGGGCCTCAGGGTCTGGGCTACAGCGGTCTGGACCCGGGCCTGGCTCTGCAGGGCCGGGGGGCCGTCGAGCACATCGACTTGTTCCAGCCGACCTCCGACGCCAGGAGTCGACTCTTCGGAGAAGCTCCGAAGAGCTCGCGGCGACGCGGCGTGGCCGGTCAG GCCTTTGGCGTGGGGGCGCTGGAGGATGACGACGAAGATGTGTATCACAAAGACTCCATGTCCAAATATGACGTAGTGCTGGATGGGGAGGAGCCTGGAGACGGCCTCTACGGATGGACGGCACCTGAGCGCAAGGCCAGAAAGCCAA ACCTCAAGGAGGCAGCCTACATCGGCAAAATCGTGGAAGGTTTTACTTTGGCACAGAATACTGAAGGACACAAAACT ATCTTTCGTCCTCCAGTGCTGCCCGCCAACTATCGGCCCGTTCATCATTTTCGACCCCCAGTGGAGATCTCACACGTGACCGGGGTCAGTGCGGCACTGGCCGAAGCTCTGAAGTCATCCAGGGGTCACATGGTGAAGGAGGAGCCTCCACAGGGAGGACGTCATCAGTTGGTGTCCGGCCAGAGAATGGCGATGCTGGGAGAAGACTCCTTAAAAG GTCCCACTTCAGTCATGGATCTGCTAAGGCCTGAAGACAGAGAGCGACTGCTCCGCCTCCGCGCCGGTTCTGGCGCCGTTCCGACAACCGCCCCTGCCCCGACGATTGCCACTGCTCCGACGACCGCCTCTGCCCCGACAATGGCGCCCCCCCATAATACCATGCGCCCTGTCGCCCCGATGCCCCTAAGTGGGTTTGGCAGCGCCGCGTCCTCCAGTTTGAAGCAGCAGCAGGAAGCCATGGCGGCGTGGAAAGGACACACCACCTTGCACGCGTTCAAGCCCTTTGAGGAGAACGCCAGCAAGCAAGCTCGCTACAGCTTGTACCTGAGCCGCCTCCAGGAGGGAGAAAAAG ACGCCCTCGGCCAAAGTTTGGATCCGGCCATGACGGAGTGGGAGCGCAGCCGGGAAGGGGAGGAGTTTGTCCGAGCTTCCATCTTGTACCGACCCATCTCTTCTGTGCTGTCGAGTCGCTTCACTCGAGCCAAAACCCAGGACGACGACGAGAACGTGGAGGTAGACCGAGACCAGGAG CGTGACCTCAACGACAAACAAGCTGCTGTCAGGATGAAAATGTTTGGACAACTCACCAGAGAAACGTTTGAATGGCATCCTGATAAACTTTTGTGCAGAAGATTCAACGTGCCCGACCCTTACTCCGG GTCTTCCACAGTCGGTCTTCCCAAAGTGAAGCGAGACAAGTTTTCTGTCTTCAACTTCCTGTCAGTGACAGAGAGCGGCGGAAGCACAG CCCCGGCAAAGGCTCTGCAGACCGTCAAGAAGTCCAGATGGGACCAGGAGGCGGATAAGAGCGACCCGCTCGGTCACCTGATCAGCGAGGCCGGAGAGCAAACAAGTGACGCCACTTTGGACCAAGCGACAGAAGCATCGCCCAGTACGACTTCCGAGCCGGCAGCAGACATCAAAACAAAG GAACGTAATAACGGCAACGAGGATGAGAGTGAGGACGAGGACgacgaagaggaggaggaggacgaggacAAGGAAGAAGAAGTGGAGGAGGAGAGCCGGCCCCCCATGGACTTGTTCAAGGCCATCTTTGCCAGCTCCTCAGACGAAAAATCCTCTTCGTCCGATGAAGacggtgaggaggaggaggaggagccaaaAGAGGAAGAAGTCAAGTCGGAGCCGACAAACCTCTTCAACATCTCGTCGGCTTCCTCCGTCACCAGCACCGTCACTAGCACCGTGACGACGTCCTTGCAGCAGAACA cGGCTGTTTCCTGTCACATGCCATCAGAGGAAGCGCTGGAGTTCGGTCCCAAGCTACCGCCTCCATGGCTCGGCCCAG CCAAAGGGGGCGCTACTTCCCTCAATGAGTGGGAGAAGAGTAAAGACAGGAAACACAAGAACAagaagcaacacaaacacaaaaaagaCAAGAAG AAGAAAGCCAAGAAGCACAGACACAAAGTGAAGCaggggaagaagaagaggaagaagaaggagCAGATGTCCTCCAGCAGCTCAGAGCAGAGTAAtgatgacgacgacgacgacgaagaAGTGGTGTCCACAGAGGACTTACTGAAAAG GCTGAAGAGCGtcacatcatcaacatcatcactgGCAGCAAAATGA